GATTTTATTTTTATTCCGTCAGGATATTGATCAATATTGTTAAAATATTCAATAAATCCAGGTTGGCGAATAATGGTCAATAAATTGCGACCACGATCAAGCATTTGGATGCCAAGTAATTTTTCAGCCGCAGGATTCCACCATTCGATTTGATGTAACTCGTCAGTTAAAACGACAGCTTCTGCTAACGCAACCAAGGATGATTGTGCCCGATCAATTAACCCGACCATTTCGGCTTGAACAACACGTTCTTGACGTTGGGCACGATACACATTAAATAGCAATGCACCCCAAATTCCATTTAAATTCGGTGGTACATCATAAGGACGGTTAGAAATCCACTCATTGACCAAATATAACGAGCGAAGTTGCAAAATAAAAAAAATTGCAAAAGAGAACGAAATACAGAGCCAAAAGTACCCAATCCCAAAACCGATAAAGCATCCGATGACGAATAAAAATGCTAACAGTCTTAAATCTTGTTTAGCAAAAGTCCATAAACTGCTGTAACGAAATCGTTTATGTTCACGTGCAAGATCTGGGACGGGGTAGGGTTCATACATAAAAAAACTGACCTAAATTTAGCCTAAAGCGACATCAGCACGTGTCGAAAAACGATAGCCTGTACCGCGAACGGTTTGTACGTAACGATCTGCAGCATAGGGTTCTAATACTTTGCGCAAACGGCGGATATGTACATCAATAGTACGGTCTTCAATATAGACGTTACCGCCCCAGACTTGGTCAAGCAATTGTGCACGTGTATATGCACGTTCAGGATGAGTCATAAAGAAAGCCAATAAACGGTATTCTGTTGGTCCCATTTCTAAAATACTGTCACCAAAGCTTACACGTTGACTGACAGGGTCGAGAATTAGACCATTGGCATCAATTGATTTTTCACCACTAAGTGCATTGGCACGACGTAGCACGGCTTTAATACGTGAAACCAATTCACGCGTTGAAAAGGGTTTAGTCATATAGTCATCAGCGCCTGCATCTAAGCCTTGCACTTTATGATCTTCTTCACCTCGTGCAGTGAGCATAATTACAGGGATTTCAGCCAAGTTCTCATCACGTTTTAAGCGGCGGCACAAGTCCACACCACTAATTCCGCCAGGCATCATCCAGTCTAATAGGATGAGTGAAGGGCGTTGATCGACAATCATTTGATGTGCTTGTTTGGCATCTTCTGCTTGTAAGCATTGGA
The DNA window shown above is from Acinetobacter piscicola and carries:
- the phoB gene encoding phosphate regulon transcriptional regulator PhoB, giving the protein MKDDYILIVDDELPIREMIHTSLDMAGFQCLQAEDAKQAHQMIVDQRPSLILLDWMMPGGISGVDLCRRLKRDENLAEIPVIMLTARGEEDHKVQGLDAGADDYMTKPFSTRELVSRIKAVLRRANALSGEKSIDANGLILDPVSQRVSFGDSILEMGPTEYRLLAFFMTHPERAYTRAQLLDQVWGGNVYIEDRTIDVHIRRLRKVLEPYAADRYVQTVRGTGYRFSTRADVALG